Proteins encoded together in one Impatiens glandulifera chromosome 1, dImpGla2.1, whole genome shotgun sequence window:
- the LOC124921229 gene encoding PH, RCC1 and FYVE domains-containing protein 1, whose translation MNMMTTDANRNGGQVERDIEQAITALKKGAYLLKYGRRGKPKFCPFRLANDESVLIWFSGKEEKHLKLSHVSRIISGQRTPIFQRYPRPEKEYQSFSLIYNDRSLDLICKDKDEAEVWFSALKALISRSHQRKWRTESRSDGIPSEVNSPRTYTRRSSPLHSPFGSGDSLQKDCDQFQLHSPFGSPPKGGIDKAFSDVMSYTAPPKVFFPPDSASGSVHSVSSGGSDSLHHMRAAGVDAFRVSLSSAVSSSSQGSGHDDDDALGDVFFWGEGTGDGVIGGGSNRVGNSFGVKVDSLLPKALESAVVLDVQNIACGERHAALVTKQGEVFSWGEESGGRLGHGVDSDVLQPKLIDTLSNINIELVACGENHTCAVTLSGDLYTWGNGHFGLLGHGNEVSHWVPKRVNGPLEGIHVSSISCGPWHTAVVTSAGQLFTFGDGTFGVLGHGDRRSILKPREVESLKGLRTVRAACGVWHTAAVVEVMVGNSSSSNCSSGKLFTWGDGDKGRLGHGDKETRLVPTCVAALVEPSFCRVACGHSMTVALTTSGHVYAMGSPVYGQLGNPQADGKLPSRVEGRLMKSFVEEIACGAYHVAVLTSRTEVYTWGKGANGRLGHGDTDDKNSPTLVEALKDKQVKSIACGTHFTTAICLHKWVSVVDQSMCSGCRGPFNFKRKRHNCYNCGLVYCHNCSSKKSLKASMAPNPYKPYRVCDSCYSKLKKAIENDASSRSSLGRRGGNMSQGGPVELTEKDDKLDPSSRPQLARFASMESLKPGDTRNSKKNKKLEFNSSRVSSQVPNGNGSQWGGLNISKSFNPVFGSSKKFFSASVPGSRIASRATSPISRRPSPPRSTTPTPTLGGLTSPKICVDDAKRTNDSLSQEVVRLRAQVENLNRKAQMQEIELERTSKQLKEAIVIAGEETAKCKAAKEVIKSLTAQLKEVAERLPVGAARNTKSSSFTSLGSINPSSNDMIPNPSLEKPNGQASSEDLDSNNTPLLLLNGSNSSITSSVTTTTNTTNSSRTPGHSRQLVQAETTKSASKTKESDSRSENNSNTNEWVEQDEPGVYITLTSLPGGAKDLKRVRFSRRRFSEKQAEQWWAENRARVYEQYNVRMADKSSVGTGSEDFATH comes from the exons CCCATCTTTCAAAGATATCCAAGGCCTGAGAAGGAGTACCAGTCTTTCTCTCTAATATATAATGACAGGTCCTTGGATTTG ATATGTAAGGATAAAGATGAAGCTGAAGTATGGTTTAGTGCTCTGAAGGCATTGATTTCTCGTAGCCATCAAAGGAAGTGGAGAACAGAATCAAGAAGTGATGGAATTCCATCTGAAGTCAATAGTCCACGCACATACACAAGGAGGAGCTCTCCTTTGCATTCTCCATTTGGTAGTGGTGACAGCTTGCAGAAG GATTGTGATCAATTTCAGCTTCATAGTCCGTTTGGAAGCCCACCAAAAGGTGGTATTGATAAGGCGTTTTCAGATGTGATGTCATACACTGCTCCTCCCAAGGTTTTCTTTCCCCCCGACTCTGCTAGTGGTTCTGTTCACTCTGTGTCGTCAGGAGGCTCGGATAGTCTACATCATATGAGAGCAGCGGGAGTGGATGCTTTCAGGGTAAGCCTATCCAGTGCTGTTAGCTCATCAAGTCAAGGTTCTGGtcacgatgatgatgatgcattGGGGGATGTTTTCTTTTGGGGTGAAGGGACAGGGGATGGCGTTATTGGTGGTGGTTCCAACAGAGTTGGAAATTCTTTTGGAGTTAAAGTTGATTCATTATTACCTAAGGCTTTAGAGTCAGCCGTAGTGCTTGATGTGCAGAATATTGCTTGTGGTGAACGGCATGCTGCATTAGTCACTAAACAAGGAGAGGTGTTTTCCTGGGGAGAAGAATCGGGTGGTAGACTTGGGCATGGTGTGGATTCCGACGTTTTACAACCAAAGCTAATTGATACTCTGAGTAATATAAACATTGAGCTTGTAGCCTGTGGAGAAAATCATACTTGCGCTGTAACACTTTCTGGGGATCTTTACACATGGGGCAATGGACATTTTGGTCTTCTCGGGCATGGAAATGAAGTGAGTCATTGGGTTCCAAAAAGGGTAAATGGGCCACTAGAGGGTATTCATGTTTCATCTATATCCTGTGGGCCATGGCACACTGCTGTCGTGACGTCAGCAGGACAACTGTTTACGTTTGGGGATGGAACTTTCGGCGTTCTGGGTCATGGAGATCGGAGAAGCATTTTAAAACCGAGGGAAGTAGAGTCACTGAAAGGGCTTCGAACTGTTCGTGCAGCTTGCGGCGTTTGGCATACAGCTGCTGTTGTGGAAGTGATGGTGGGGAATTCGAGTTCAAGTAACTGCTCGTCGGGAAAACTGTTTACCTGGGGAGATGGAGACAAGGGACGACTCGGACATGGAGACAAGGAAACGAGGCTAGTTCCCACCTGTGTTGCTGCTCTCGTCGAACCCAGCTTCTGCCGAGTTGCATGCGGACACAGTATGACTGTTGCACTCACCACTTCGGGCCATGTTTATGCAATGGGAAGCCCTGTTTATGGACAGCTAGGAAATCCTCAAGCTGATGGGAAGCTGCCATCTCGTGTAGAGGGAAGGCTGATGAAGAGCTTTGTTGAGGAAATAGCTTGTGGAGCCTATCATGTTGCGGTTTTAACTTCGAGAACTGAAGTCTACACTTGGGGAAAGGGAGCAAATGGTCGGCTAGGTCACGGTGATACCGACGACAAGAATTCCCCGACTCTCGTAGAAGCGCTAAAAGACAAACAAGTGAAAAGCATTGCTTGTGGCACTCATTTCACAACAGCTATCTGCCTTCACAAGTGGGTTTCGGTAGTTGATCAATCTATGTGTTCTGGTTGTCGCGGTCCTTTTAATTTCAAGAGGAAACGTCACAACTGCTACAATTGTGGTTTAGTATACTGTCATAACTGCAGCAGCAAGAAATCACTTAAGGCCTCTATGGCACCGAATCCTTACAAGCCTTATCGAGTTTGTGATAGTTGCTACAGTAAACTGAAGAAAGCCATTGAAAATGACGCTTCATCTCGTTCTTCTCTTGGTAGAAGAGGAGGAAATATGAGCCAAGGAGGACCAGTTGAGCTCACTGAAAAAGATGACAAGTTGGATCCTAGTTCGCGTCCGCAACTGGCCAGATTTGCTTCCATGGAATCCCTTAAGCCAGGGGATACTCGAAATTCGAAGAAAAACAAGAAGCTGGAATTCAATAGTAGTCGTGTATCATCACAGGTTCCTAATGGAAACGGTTCCCAGTGGGGAGGCCTTAATATATCTAAATCCTTCAATCCTGTATTTGGTTCGTCTAAAAAGTTCTTCTCGGCTTCTGTTCCTGGTTCTAGAATCGCTTCTCGAGCAACATCGCCAATATCAAGACGACCTAGTCCCCCTCGCTCCACCACACCAACCCCTACTCTAGGGGGTCTGACATCACCAAAAATCTGTGTGGATGATGCCAAGAGGACAAATGACAGCCTCAGTCAAGAAGTTGTTAGACTAAGAGCTCAG GTGGAAAATCTTAATCGGAAAGctcaaatgcaagaaatagagTTGGAAAGAACAAGTAAACAACTGAAAGAAGCAATAGTTATTGCAGGAGAAGAAACGGCAAAATGTAAAGCAGCAAAGGAAGTTATCAAGTCTCTGACTGCCCAA TTGAAGGAGGTGGCGGAAAGGCTGCCAGTGGGAGCAGCAAGAAATACAAAGTCTTCTTCCTTCACTTCATTGGGATCTATTAATCCTTCGTCAAATGATATGATTCCAAATCCCTCTTTGGAAAAACCTAATGGTCAAGCAAGTAGTGAAGATCTTGATTCAAACAATACCCCATTGCTTCTTCTTAATGGGTCAAACTCTAGTATCACTTCTTCTGTTACAACTACTACCAACACCACCAACTCCAGCCGCACTCCAGGGCATAGCCGACAATTAGTGCAGGCAGAAACAACGAAAAGTGCATCCAAAACCAAGGAAAGTGATTCTCGTAGCGAGAACAACAGCAACACCAATGAGTGGGTTGAGCAAGACGAGCCTGGTGTATATATTACACTTACGTCCTTGCCTGGAGGCGCCAAAGATCTTAAAAGAGTCCGCTTCAG CCGGAGGAGATTTAGCGAGAAACAAGCTGAGCAATGGTGGGCAGAGAACCGAGCGAGAGTGTATGAACAGTACAATGTACGTATGGCTGACAAGTCGAGCGTGGGTACCGGGAGTGAAGACTTTGCAACGCAttga
- the LOC124921230 gene encoding probable magnesium transporter NIPA4: MAGFSKDNLTGFLLALSSSVFIGASFIIKKKGLRRAAAASGVSAGVGGFSYLFEPLWWLGMTTMIIGEIANFVAYAFAPAVLVTPLGALSIIVSAVLAHFILKERLENLGILGCGMCIAGSVVVVVHAPQEHPIESVQQVWTMATQTAFLIYVATVVVLVFILIFYFAPQCGHTNILVFTGICSLMGSLSVMSVKALGTSLKLTFEGKNQLIYPETWLFMFVVAICVITQMNYLNKALDTFNTAVVSPIYYVMFTSLTILASVIMFRDWDEQSIGSIASEISGFLVVLSGTILLHSTKDLDRSTSSSFRSGNSSMPPLLSAQFRSGNGEMLKNNEKEEESGSEDFFMRRQEIR, encoded by the exons ATGGCTGGTTTCTCGAAAGACAATCTCACAGGTTTCCTGTTGGCTCTTTCGTCCAGCGTCTTCATAGGTGCTAGTTTCATAATAAAGAAGAAAGGTCTCAGAAGAGCTGCTGCTGCTTCTGGTGTTAGTGCTG GAGTTGGTGGATTTTCGTATCTTTTTGAGCCTCTCTGGTGGTTGGGTATGACCACAA TGATCATTGGGGAGATTGCCAACTTCGTTGCTTATGCATTTGCACCGGCGGTTTTAGTGACACCACTTGGGGCGTTGAGTATTATTGTCAG TGCTGTATTAGCTCATTTCATACTAAAGGAGAGATTAGAAAACCTTGGGATATTGGGATGTGGTATGTGCATAGCTGGTTCAGTGGTGGTTGTTGTTCATGCACCGCAAGAACATCCTATTGAATCTGTTCAACAAGTATGGACTATGGCAACTCAAACCG CCTTCTTGATATATGTTGCTACAGTGGTCGTGTTGGTATTCATCCTCATCTTCTATTTCGCGCCTCAGTGTGGCCATACAAACATTCTAGTATTCACTGGAATCTGTTCTTTGATGGGTTCTCTCtcg GTTATGAGTGTGAAAGCACTTGGTACATCATTGAAATTAACTTTCGAGGGGAAAAATCAGTTAATCTACCCGGAGACTTGGTTGTTTATGTTTGTTGTTGCTATTTGCGTTATCACACAGATGAATTATCTAAACAAG GCACTTGACACGTTCAACACCGCAGTAGTTTCGCCTATATATTATGTCATGTTCACGTCTCTTACAATTCTCGCGAGTGTTATAATGTTCAGG GACTGGGATGAGCAGAGTATTGGAAGCATAGCATCTGAAATTAGTGGCTTTTTAGTCGTCCTTTCGGGCACCATTTTATTGCATTCAACCAAAGACTTGGACAGAAGTACCTCCTCGTCTTTCAGATCAG GGAATTCATCGATGCCACCTTTGCTGTCAGCCCAGTTTCGCAGTGGAAATGGGGAAATGCTGAAGAACAACGAGAAAGAAGAAGAGTCGGGTTCTGAAGATTTTTTTATGAGGAGACAGGAAATCCGGTAG
- the LOC124922318 gene encoding uncharacterized protein LOC124922318: MSIRSAAYNHDEDILLCRVYIETSEDPIIGVYQSSYRLWSRIEDAFNKEKLEHWEMRTKRSMQSRLDTIQKAARRLYACIKQVENMHQSGASNEDIVLKAKVLFTKDTKFKSGWKFAHVWDIVKNFEKFKDCSSSSRRNPSFNYPSSESENPTPDSVGQASPGVSSFSLNINDLVIGSPSERPIGVKKAKLKRKSDDNTSLHINGMQETSDKMVEELRRINEQMQYHNALKEIKEENKILLKD, translated from the exons ATGTCTATCCGATCCGCTGCCTATAACCACGATGAAGATATCCTTCTATGTAGGGTTTATATCGAAACTTCTGAAGATCCAATTATTGGAGTGTACCAATCAAGTTATCGATTGTGGTCTCGTATTGAAGATGCTTTCAACAAAGAAAAATTGGAGCATTGGGAGATGCGTACTAAGAGATCTATGCAATCCCGACTTGACACTATCCAAAAAGCAGCAAGAAGACTTTATGCTTGTATAAAACAAGTTGAAAATATGCATCAAAGTGGTGCTTCAAATGAAGATATT GTGCTCAAAGCTAAAGTGTTGTTCACAAAAGACACGAAGTTCAAATCAGGTTGGAAGTTCGCTCATGTGTGGGATATTGTAAAAAATTTCGAAAAATTTAAAGATTGTTCTTCAAGTAGCAGGAGAAATCCATCTTTCAACTATCCCTCTTCCGAGTCGGAAAATCCAACTCCAGATTCTGTTGGGCAGGCATCCCCCGGCGTCTCCTCCTTTTCTCTTAACATAAACGATTTAGTAATTGGTTCTCCGTCAGAAAGACCTATTGGAGTGAAAAAGGCAAAACTGAAAAGAAAAAGTGATGATAATACATCATTGCATATAAATGGTATGCAGGAAACAAGCGATAAAATGGTTGAAGAACTAAGAAGGATAAATGAACAAATGCAATATCATAATGCATTGAAAGAGATaaaggaagaaaataaaattttattgaaagatTAG
- the LOC124922328 gene encoding putative nuclease HARBI1: MLAYGVPADATDEYIRIGESTAIESMKRFCRAMVEIFSEQYLRRPTSNDISRLLYVGQKRGFPGMLGSLDCMHWKWKNCPTAWARQYTGRSGKPKIILEVVADYDLWIWHAYFSLSGTNNDINVLESSHLFSDLTQCISPPVHYVIQGKEYNTGYYLADGIYPKWSTIVQTIHEPRGPKKKYFAMKQEACRKDVERAFGVLQSRFAIVAGPVRCWRKEVMHDIMTTCIILHNMIVEDERDLTAPIQIETETLSPEVEMVIDENTRFQDFISRYGKIRNREAHIELRNALIDHLWEKYTNSEN, translated from the coding sequence ATGTTGGCATATGGTGTTCCAGCAGATGCCACAGATGAGTATATTAGAATTGGAGAGTCCACTGCAATTGAAAGCATGAAAAGGTTCTGTCGAGCTATGGTTGAGATATTTAGCGAGCAGTATCTCAGAAGGCCAACATCAAATGATATTTCTAGACTTCTTTATGTTGGCCAGAAACGAGGATTTCCTGGAATGTTAGGCAGTTTAGATTGTATGCATTGGAAGTGGAAAAATTGTCCAACCGCGTGGGCTAGACAATATACAGGCCGTAGTGGAAAACCTAAAATCATTCTCGAAGTTGTAGCAGATTATGATCTTTGGATATGGCACGCATATTTTAGTTTGTCAGGCACCAACAACGATATAAATGTGTTAGAGTCATCTCATTTGTTCTCGGATCTAACTCAATGTATTTCTCCTCCAGTTCATTATGTAATCCAAGGAAAAGAATATAACACGGGCTATTATTTAGCTGATGGCATATATCCAAAATGGTCTACTATTGTGCAAACAATTCATGAGCCTCGTGGTccgaagaaaaaatattttgcaatGAAACAAGAAGCATGTAGAAAAGACGTTGAACGTGCATTTGGAGTTCTTCAATCACGTTTTGCCATTGTAGCAGGACCGGTACGATGTTGGAGAAAAGAAGTGATGCATGATATAATGACTACGTGCATAATTTTGCATAATATGATTGTTGAGGATGAACGTGACCTTACTGCACCTATTCAAATTGAAACGGAAACGCTTTCACCGGAGGTCGAAATGGTGATAGATGAAAATACTCGATTTCAAGATTTCATTTCTCGATATGGAAAAATTAGAAACAGAGAAGCTCACATAGAACTTCGTAATGCATTAATTGATCATCTGTGGGAGAAGTACACCAATTCCGAGaattga